One part of the Acuticoccus sediminis genome encodes these proteins:
- a CDS encoding ABC-type transport auxiliary lipoprotein family protein produces the protein MRRVRAVASLALVLALIGCAGGDKVEAIYELTALPNPAVASGTTAQILVPEPRALEALSTAKIAVKPTALTLAYYPKVAYQDAAPKVLQRILLDTFENSGRVHAVGLPGQSLLINYQVVTEVRAFQVETYQGNRARVEVAVKLLNDSDGRVLRTRVFDAAVPIGSDDVESAAEGMNAAARQAALEIVDWTLTAI, from the coding sequence ATGAGGAGAGTACGCGCTGTTGCTTCGCTGGCGCTCGTGCTCGCCCTCATCGGGTGTGCCGGGGGCGATAAGGTCGAGGCGATCTACGAACTGACGGCGCTGCCCAATCCGGCGGTGGCCAGCGGCACCACGGCGCAGATCCTGGTGCCGGAGCCCCGTGCGCTGGAGGCGCTCTCGACGGCGAAGATCGCGGTCAAGCCGACCGCGCTCACGCTCGCCTACTATCCGAAGGTGGCCTACCAGGACGCGGCGCCGAAGGTGCTGCAGCGCATCCTGCTCGACACGTTCGAGAACTCCGGCCGGGTCCACGCCGTGGGCCTGCCGGGGCAGAGCCTCCTGATCAACTATCAGGTCGTGACCGAGGTCCGTGCGTTCCAGGTGGAGACCTACCAAGGCAATCGCGCGCGGGTCGAAGTCGCGGTGAAACTCCTGAACGATTCGGACGGCCGCGTCCTGCGGACCCGCGTCTTCGACGCCGCCGTGCCGATCGGCAGCGACGACGTGGAGAGTGCGGCGGAGGGCATGAACGCCGCCGCCCGCCAGGCCGCCCTCGAAATCGTCGACTGGACGCTGACCGCCATCTGA